The window gctgcttcacattccttttgcatctgaatgcttctgctttaaggaatcgctttaacctgtctacttctcaagaactgataacctgggagagggggtatatttctgtcctcttacctacaggtccatggtggctacctgcaaagtttgtcaagccttgccatgagtgggacagatgagtggaagaactcgatgcctcagctgcaggagctgatcgtgaaaaccccaagcagaatgagatagagagaaatgaatgattgcaaaacatcgcttgggggcaactgaaaagtaacagcttgaatatgggtgcttgtaaagtagctattattagaggttgtgattttgtgtataaaaccacctgtatttactagccagttgctaataagagactataccttgtattgtatggatttgtcacttgtaaaagagacgTTAGAACAttcaaatttgcagcagctgctagaaaatgctaaggcaaaagctagaaagattctaatatgatggtactgttacaaagcaggaacaaattaagagggtgggagaactccactggtaagaagtttctttggttagtccgttcctgccatcagcatcttcaataTGCTGATTtactctgtaatagttactctgctaatgtaaatctgtgtgtgctttgctgtagtagtgacttcttactggatgaagcaggtgaaactctgcattgacaacaaggtgcaaggactgagattgaccaaatgcctgctaccacagtcaagggcaagactgggttgggcTCTGTGTTtcccaccaagaagaacctttagctccactgctggctgcaaccagcaggtgtagaAACGTAGGCCCCTGGGGGTGGGCGCTCACGCTGCATGGAGGCCCTGGCTGCGAGCACCTTGGGCAGGGCAcgctgctgctggcactggccCTTGGCGCAGGCCTTGCTGCCTCCCAGCTTCCTCGTCCCCTCTCCTGCCTGTCCTCAGCTCCCTGCGGCTCCCGTCCCCGCTCCCCACGCTGCCGcctctctccctgcctctctccttccctccttccttccctcccagccccactgaATGCCTTCTCTCCCCTGCAGGCCATGGCTTTCGCAAACCTCTTTGTGTGGGTACTGCAAATTCTCACCCTGAAGGTGCCCGTGGTCACTGGTGAGCCAGATGAAGCCACACCTGACCGCATGCAGCAGCCTTTGGGGCTGCTGAACCAGGACACTgtttggctgctgcaggaggtggagCAGCTGAGCCAAGAGAAGAGCAAGGGGCAGAGTTACGCAGTCTGGAGAGCCCTGCTCTTTGCCTTGCAGCACTGGCAACTGGGTCTGATTGCTGGCGTCCTACTCCTCCTGAGTGTCGGACTGTACTGGCGACTCAGGAGAAGGAGCCACGAGGAGGACAGCAGCAGTGACGAGGAGAGCTCTAGctctgaggaggaagagcaggaggaggaagagagtgAAGGAGAGGATGCTGATGGTGAGGGAGATGTGGGCAGTTATTTTGCAAGGCGCATCAGGTGGTCAGTGCGGAAACTGCACTACGAGAGCGATTTGGTGTTTCTGCTGGTGGACAGCCTCCTCCATGCTTGTCAACAGCTCTTGTCAGGTAGTTTCTTCCCAGTGCTAGAAGCAGCCATCGGGGTGGGCAGTGCCTTTGAATGCTGGAGTCCCCATGGAGATGACACTGTCTACCGTCTGCTTGTGCCCCTGAAGCCCCCCCTTGTGCACGCCTTCCGCCTGGAGGTGGGCAACCTGGGCCAGATGCCGGGGGACTCTTGTATCCGTTTGGAACTGGTGTGCACATGCATGACTGAGGAGACAGCGGGGGACACGCTGTGCTTCCTTCATCACCCCGACGAGGCACTGAGGAAAAATCAGAAGCCCGGCCTCCTACACACCCTCTGCACCAGCTCCTACCTAGATGTGCAGAAGACTGCCATATGGTTCCGGGACTTTGTGAGGTCAGCCTGGGACTTCGTGCCTCAGTCACGTCACTACAGGATGAAGGTGCTGCCCTCCAGCCACTCCTGCAAGCTGCAGCTGACACATGTCTCTGGGAGAACCTTGCTCGTTAAGATGATGCTTGGCATGCAGCAAGGCGACACAGACGTCTTTGTGACCAGCCAGGCTAGAGAGGCTGTCTACACCCCAAGCACAACATGGTCACTGAGCTTCAGTGTGGCAGAGGCAAAGTTCTTCTGGTTGACGGCCACGAAGGTCCCACATGACAGCTTCCACCTCAACTGCCTGCAACCCTGCGCCCATATGCTGATGGGCACGGGATTTTCCAGCTATGCCTTTAAGATAGTGGTGATGCACCTCCTGACTACCATGCCCCTGGCAGGCTGGAACAGGACAGATTTCCTTCTGCGGCTGGAAGACATCATGCGGTACCTACGTTGCTGCCTGGAGGAGAATCAACTCAACCTCTTCTTCTTTGGCAATGAGACCATTCCCAAAGAGATCATCTTGCCCTCAGCCTTGCAAAGAGCTGAGCCAGTCAACCGCTTGCAGAACTTGGCACAGGATCCGGCTGCTCATGAGCAGGCAATGAGGGACTTCAGGGAGCTGCAGTTTCGGCTTAGACAAGAGCTCTTCAACTGGCGCTGAACGTGGTTTTCATGCAGAAAGCTGTATGACAGGGGTGGAGCActtgacgtcatctacctggacttgtgcaaagtgttcgacactgtcccacatgacatccttgtctctaaattggagtgtcatcaacttgataggtggaccactgagtgaataaagaactggctggatcGTCGCACTCAAGGAtttgtggtcaacggttcaatgtccagctggagaccagtaacgagtggtgtcctgtaggcagatagggcctggcGGCCGGAAGATATCGTGCTGTACGGAAAGATAAGACCCTtctccaggtagccaatagcatttaggtgatgataccagttttacGATGCAAGCAGACGGAAATGACATCGTAAACCTAGGCTATATAACTCCGcgttctctctcaataaacgccatttgccgtccaccacattggtgtctgtgagcatttggatCGAGCGGCCCAAGGGGGGGCCATCGcgctgttcctgaaccaggttGTCACGCCTCTTGAAGGCAACAAGTGGTGCCGAAACCCGGGAAGCTGGTAGGCGGGTACCCAGTGGACACTTGGGAGGCCCGACAGTAGGGAACCCAAGTGAACCCGGGAAGCCTGATAGTCAGGAACCCAGGGGGTTGGGAATCGCCTGGATGGGTGAACGGTGGCCGGAGCGGCTGGACCAGCCCGGCAGAGGGAGGACGCTCCCGGACCCGCAAGGAGGATGGAAGCTCTTGTGAAGGTTGTATCAGAATTACATTAGTAGTGGGATATTGATTGTAAACCTAAAGATTTTACTCTCGTTGTTGAGAGACTTGTGAAAATTGGGGCTATTGCCCAACCGGTGGATATTCTCCACCCAGAATCATGGGATAAATGTACTCATGCATTAGCTGAGGAGATGATGTCCTCAGGTAGTGGGAAACATCTTAAGTCATGGGGGAGAGTCCTCCAGGCTCTGCGGAaggccctgcaagagcaggaaacctggaaggcAGCAAGGGAGTGTTTGATGGTTACCCCGAAGTTAGGAGTCGGGGCAGCCACACAgactttgcccccccccccccccccccagactaTGCCGACTCCATTAGCCCGGAAGATCGGCAAGAGGGCGATACGACCCCTCCATCCTCGGGCGCTGACACGCTCGCGGAGGGACAGAAACAGGCTGGATCCCTCTGGGGAGCGCTGGTCGAGGAAGCCAGGGGGGTCGCGGAGAGAGCAGAGCCGGTGGAGGTCAGGGCCAGACCGCTGCCCTATGCGTCCCAAGATGGCGCCGAGCAGGAAGGCGAAGAGCGGGGCGAGGATGCTCCTGGCgggaagagagagggagcacaagaaggggaag of the Melopsittacus undulatus isolate bMelUnd1 chromosome 4, bMelUnd1.mat.Z, whole genome shotgun sequence genome contains:
- the LOC106023413 gene encoding inositol 1,4,5-trisphosphate receptor-interacting protein-like 1, whose product is MAFANLFVWVLQILTLKVPVVTGEPDEATPDRMQQPLGLLNQDTVWLLQEVEQLSQEKSKGQSYAVWRALLFALQHWQLGLIAGVLLLLSVGLYWRLRRRSHEEDSSSDEESSSSEEEEQEEEESEGEDADGEGDVGSYFARRIRWSVRKLHYESDLVFLLVDSLLHACQQLLSGSFFPVLEAAIGVGSAFECWSPHGDDTVYRLLVPLKPPLVHAFRLEVGNLGQMPGDSCIRLELVCTCMTEETAGDTLCFLHHPDEALRKNQKPGLLHTLCTSSYLDVQKTAIWFRDFVRSAWDFVPQSRHYRMKVLPSSHSCKLQLTHVSGRTLLVKMMLGMQQGDTDVFVTSQAREAVYTPSTTWSLSFSVAEAKFFWLTATKVPHDSFHLNCLQPCAHMLMGTGFSSYAFKIVVMHLLTTMPLAGWNRTDFLLRLEDIMRYLRCCLEENQLNLFFFGNETIPKEIILPSALQRAEPVNRLQNLAQDPAAHEQAMRDFRELQFRLRQELFNWR